A single Inediibacterium massiliense DNA region contains:
- a CDS encoding FecCD family ABC transporter permease, translating into MGIAIIITFFVSLFLGRYIIPPKTVLNVLINSMFNINMNTFEMESSIVIGIRLPRTILSMLIGAALAVSGATYQGLFRNPLVSPDVLGVSSGAGFGAVLGILLSGISSTTSLYAFGLGIISVFITYFFAKARKEISMMSLVLSGMIVSSIFSALISLVKYIADPYDKLPAITYWLMGSFSKATFEDLKLVVIPMILGITVLNLLRWRINILSLGDEESLSMGINPVKIRIVAIVMSTVLTAASVTVVGIVGWVGLVIPHISRLLVGVDHKDLIPASCILGAIFLTSVDIIARSASSVEIPIGIITALLGAPFFAFLLKRVRKSRGEL; encoded by the coding sequence ATGGGCATTGCAATAATTATAACATTTTTTGTATCACTGTTTTTAGGGAGATATATTATCCCTCCAAAAACAGTATTAAATGTACTTATTAACAGTATGTTTAATATAAACATGAATACCTTTGAAATGGAATCATCCATTGTTATTGGAATTAGACTACCAAGGACTATTTTAAGTATGCTAATTGGGGCAGCTTTAGCGGTTTCAGGGGCTACATATCAAGGGTTATTTAGAAATCCTCTTGTTAGTCCAGATGTATTAGGAGTAAGTAGCGGTGCAGGATTCGGAGCGGTTTTAGGAATTCTTTTATCGGGTATTTCTAGTACTACTTCGTTATATGCTTTTGGACTTGGAATTATCAGTGTTTTTATAACATATTTTTTCGCTAAAGCAAGAAAAGAAATTTCAATGATGTCTTTAGTTCTATCTGGTATGATTGTTTCATCAATATTTTCTGCGTTGATTTCATTAGTTAAGTATATTGCTGATCCATATGATAAATTACCAGCTATAACGTATTGGCTGATGGGAAGCTTCTCAAAAGCTACCTTTGAAGATCTAAAACTAGTTGTTATTCCTATGATATTGGGAATTACAGTGTTGAATCTTTTAAGATGGAGAATAAATATTTTATCTTTGGGTGATGAAGAATCCTTATCGATGGGAATAAATCCAGTGAAAATAAGAATTGTAGCAATTGTGATGTCAACTGTACTAACAGCAGCATCAGTTACAGTTGTAGGAATTGTAGGATGGGTTGGTTTAGTTATTCCTCATATCAGTAGATTGCTTGTAGGCGTCGATCATAAAGATTTAATCCCTGCATCATGTATACTTGGAGCAATATTTTTGACAAGTGTTGATATTATAGCAAGGTCAGCGTCTAGTGTTGAGATACCAATAGGAATTATTACAGCCTTATTAGGAGCGCCATTTTTTGCATTCTTATTAAAACGTGTTAGAAAATCAAGAGGGGAATTATAA
- a CDS encoding ABC transporter ATP-binding protein, which translates to MMVELKNCYYRYPGKNMLLANISFSLNKSEIMTILGQNGTGKTTMLKCLTGILKWERGQTFINGKNISFRSNINEIGYVPQAHNLPFPYTVSEMIAMGRAKHIGLFSMPSKEDKMKVEETIEEIGIQHIKNSPCTELSGGQLQLVYIARALVANPKVLILDEPESHLDFKNQLMILKLVKRLTKEKDLACIINTHYPEHALKISDKTLFLGTSEYIVGNTKQIITEKNIKRFFDIDAKIVSFMHGNKNLKTIVAI; encoded by the coding sequence ATGATGGTAGAGTTAAAGAATTGTTATTATAGATACCCAGGTAAAAATATGCTTTTAGCAAACATTTCATTCTCATTAAATAAAAGTGAAATAATGACTATCTTGGGACAAAATGGTACAGGAAAAACTACCATGTTGAAGTGTTTAACCGGCATATTAAAATGGGAAAGAGGACAGACTTTTATTAACGGTAAAAATATTAGCTTTAGGTCGAACATCAATGAGATTGGATATGTACCGCAGGCTCATAATTTACCTTTTCCCTATACTGTAAGTGAAATGATAGCTATGGGAAGAGCTAAGCATATTGGCTTATTTTCTATGCCTTCTAAAGAAGATAAGATGAAAGTAGAAGAAACTATTGAAGAGATTGGAATACAACATATAAAAAATAGTCCATGCACAGAGTTAAGTGGAGGACAGTTACAGCTGGTGTATATTGCAAGAGCTTTAGTAGCAAATCCAAAGGTCTTGATACTTGATGAACCAGAATCACACTTGGATTTTAAAAATCAACTAATGATATTGAAACTTGTAAAAAGATTGACGAAAGAAAAAGATTTGGCTTGTATAATAAATACTCATTATCCAGAACATGCTTTGAAAATTTCAGATAAAACGCTATTTTTAGGTACTAGCGAATATATTGTTGGAAATACAAAACAAATCATTACAGAAAAGAATATAAAAAGATTTTTTGATATTGATGCTAAAATTGTTTCGTTTATGCATGGAAATAAAAATTTAAAAACTATTGTAGCTATCTAA
- a CDS encoding transposase — MPRVARIKSEEGIYHIMFRSISEANLSLEDQDKIKYFKLIQKYQKKFQFKVDAYCLMDHHFNNKKLDMMQIYIVSNF, encoded by the coding sequence ATGCCTAGAGTAGCCCGAATAAAAAGTGAAGAAGGAATTTACCATATTATGTTTCGTAGTATAAGCGAAGCCAATTTATCTTTAGAGGATCAAGACAAGATTAAATATTTTAAGTTAATTCAAAAATATCAAAAGAAGTTTCAATTCAAGGTAGATGCTTATTGTTTAATGGATCATCATTTTAACAATAAAAAATTAGATATGATGCAAATTTACATCGTATCTAACTTTTAA
- a CDS encoding DNA alkylation repair protein: MTKNEIITYLNKISSNKFKNNVVKMGIPKENSIGVSTADIRKLAKKLGISQTLSNELWETGYHEAKLLSVLIADIDMINFTYIDRIMKDVVSWDLCDHICKNLIINIPNYEQLIFQWCDDSRLYYKRASYCLIATTVIHNKNLATEEIDRYLDLIKSYAEDGRSHVKKAISWALREIGKRDSLCHDKAIILAYEFCESSSKNVVWIGKNALKELETLVSVKERGRFIISNSKMGKQK, encoded by the coding sequence ATGACAAAGAATGAAATTATAACATACCTAAATAAGATTAGTTCTAATAAATTTAAAAATAATGTAGTTAAGATGGGGATTCCCAAAGAAAATAGTATAGGTGTATCTACAGCAGATATAAGAAAACTTGCAAAAAAACTTGGAATATCTCAAACACTATCTAATGAGTTATGGGAAACAGGATACCATGAAGCAAAATTACTTTCTGTCTTAATTGCTGATATAGACATGATTAATTTTACTTATATTGATAGAATTATGAAAGATGTTGTATCATGGGATTTGTGTGACCATATATGTAAAAATCTGATTATAAATATACCCAATTACGAACAACTTATTTTCCAATGGTGTGATGATAGCAGACTATATTATAAAAGAGCCTCATATTGCCTCATAGCAACTACAGTAATACATAATAAAAATCTTGCTACAGAAGAAATTGATAGATATTTAGATTTAATCAAATCTTATGCTGAGGATGGTAGATCTCATGTCAAAAAAGCAATTAGTTGGGCATTAAGAGAAATTGGAAAAAGGGATTCTCTTTGTCACGATAAAGCAATTATATTAGCCTATGAATTTTGTGAAAGTTCAAGTAAAAATGTAGTCTGGATAGGCAAAAACGCTCTAAAAGAATTAGAAACTTTAGTCTCTGTTAAAGAACGTGGTCGATTCATAATATCAAATTCTAAAATGGGCAAACAAAAATAG
- a CDS encoding GNAT family N-acetyltransferase, whose protein sequence is METKDLIIRNSIWDDLDIFYKWELTPEVNEFFSISENQSYEMVVRTYIHDDDNPSQRQYTIVLKETGMPIGRIVLGDLIEGWKVEVFRIYIGDLALRNKGYGRQAMEAIMKLCFEEWNLERIYLDHYTGNPASFLYQSLGFKYEGVLRNNCRKNGKLYDVHLMSMLKDEYVQKYQHHNAKCK, encoded by the coding sequence ATGGAAACAAAAGACTTAATCATTAGGAATTCTATATGGGATGATCTTGATATTTTCTACAAGTGGGAATTAACACCTGAGGTGAATGAATTTTTTAGTATTTCTGAAAATCAAAGCTATGAAATGGTTGTGCGTACATATATCCATGATGATGATAATCCTAGCCAGAGACAGTATACTATAGTCCTTAAAGAGACAGGAATGCCAATAGGAAGAATTGTACTTGGAGATTTAATTGAGGGTTGGAAAGTTGAAGTGTTTAGAATTTATATTGGTGATCTAGCATTGAGAAATAAAGGCTATGGCAGGCAAGCTATGGAGGCAATTATGAAACTTTGTTTTGAAGAGTGGAATCTTGAGAGAATATATCTTGATCATTATACTGGGAATCCTGCTTCCTTCTTATATCAATCACTAGGTTTTAAGTATGAGGGCGTTTTGAGAAACAATTGTAGAAAAAATGGAAAATTGTATGATGTTCATTTAATGTCAATGTTAAAAGATGAATATGTACAAAAATATCAACATCATAATGCAAAATGTAAATGA
- a CDS encoding GIY-YIG nuclease family protein, giving the protein MDKLSKKAMKEQYKNRVIIGGIYCIKCNANTNFWIRATTDMQGSKNRFVFSVSTNSCPEGCMIEAWNQFGASAFSFEILEEIQKKETQTAREFSDDVSTLLELWTEKLEDKNISNL; this is encoded by the coding sequence ATGGATAAACTATCAAAAAAAGCTATGAAAGAACAGTATAAAAACAGAGTGATCATTGGAGGAATATATTGTATTAAATGTAATGCCAATACTAATTTTTGGATTCGAGCGACAACAGACATGCAAGGTTCGAAGAATCGTTTTGTATTTTCTGTGTCTACGAATTCTTGTCCTGAAGGATGCATGATTGAAGCATGGAATCAGTTTGGGGCATCTGCTTTTTCCTTTGAAATACTTGAGGAAATTCAAAAGAAGGAAACACAAACAGCACGTGAATTTTCAGATGATGTAAGTACTTTGCTGGAACTATGGACTGAAAAACTAGAAGACAAAAATATAAGTAATTTATAG
- a CDS encoding N-acetyltransferase: MIKPLEKSEIEEIMDIWLKTNITAHSFIPEKYWIKNYNLVKDEYIPVSKTFVYKEDSIIKAFISMIDHSFIGALFVLEDYQGQGIGKKLLNYCKSLYPSLELAVYTENVSSVNFYKHCGFVVKKEQQNEDSGFMEYIMTWAKKE, encoded by the coding sequence ATGATTAAACCATTAGAGAAGTCTGAAATTGAAGAAATTATGGATATCTGGTTAAAGACTAACATTACTGCTCATAGTTTTATACCAGAAAAGTATTGGATTAAAAATTATAACCTTGTTAAAGATGAATATATACCCGTTTCTAAAACTTTTGTTTATAAAGAGGATAGTATAATTAAAGCATTTATAAGTATGATAGATCATTCATTTATTGGTGCATTATTTGTTTTAGAGGATTATCAAGGACAAGGCATAGGGAAAAAACTACTAAACTATTGTAAATCTTTATATCCAAGTTTAGAATTAGCGGTTTATACTGAAAATGTATCTTCAGTTAATTTTTATAAACATTGTGGTTTTGTGGTGAAAAAAGAGCAACAAAATGAAGATTCAGGCTTTATGGAATATATAATGACATGGGCAAAAAAAGAATAA